The following proteins are encoded in a genomic region of Tissierellales bacterium:
- a CDS encoding AraC family transcriptional regulator, which translates to MLHNFNSRLENLDGFETEYVKTLYYDLPKNYTGTYKSKNHLRFCTILEGEKELNLGSKSFKYTSDQFLIMPANTSVDMDIPIQTKALVFELNESLIKKVASNMPIYNNSSKKQNDNFILGTHNYDLKQDIKNIHNLTRSKSKQEAFLIDLYAQKLVYDLLKLYSPEQLLSMKSSTHIDQSIHYIRKHLHEPISIEKLSDMLGMSCSNFSHNFKKNYGMSPQKYINESKLKLATELLKDRSVTEVSFELGFESMSYFIKLFKKKYKLTPKQFQLNCL; encoded by the coding sequence ATGCTACACAATTTCAATTCTAGGTTAGAAAATTTAGATGGATTTGAAACCGAATATGTAAAAACACTCTACTATGATTTACCAAAAAATTATACTGGAACTTATAAATCAAAAAACCATTTGCGCTTTTGTACCATCTTAGAAGGTGAAAAAGAATTGAATTTAGGAAGTAAATCTTTCAAATACACTTCTGATCAATTTCTTATAATGCCAGCAAATACATCTGTAGATATGGATATTCCAATTCAAACAAAAGCTTTAGTTTTCGAACTAAATGAATCTTTAATAAAAAAAGTAGCCTCAAATATGCCTATATATAATAATTCTAGCAAAAAACAAAATGATAATTTTATTTTAGGAACTCATAATTACGACTTAAAACAAGATATAAAAAATATCCACAATTTAACTAGATCAAAATCAAAACAAGAAGCTTTTCTAATAGACTTATATGCACAAAAACTGGTTTATGACCTACTAAAGTTGTATTCTCCTGAGCAATTACTTAGCATGAAAAGTTCAACACATATAGACCAATCCATCCACTATATAAGAAAACACCTTCATGAACCTATTTCAATCGAAAAGTTATCAGATATGCTTGGAATGAGTTGCTCAAATTTCTCTCATAATTTCAAAAAAAATTATGGCATGAGTCCACAAAAGTACATTAACGAAAGCAAACTAAAACTCGCTACTGAACTTTTAAAAGATCGCTCTGTTACCGAAGTTTCATTTGAGTTGGGATTTGAAAGCATGTCTTATTTCATTAAATTATTCAAAAAAAAATACAAATTGACGCCAAAACAATTTCAGCTCAATTGTTTATAG
- a CDS encoding response regulator, whose amino-acid sequence MWKILIVDDEESVHAMTKLVSKKLVFENKNVKFYSAYSEEEAKNILKENDDIAVVLLDVVMEHRDSGFRLVRFIREELKNKELRIIIRTGQPGTAPEKEVVLKYDINDYREKTDLSYQKLITGLLMSIRNYKDLMALKNSKGETLRAKEEAHKANQVKVQFLANMSHEIRTPMNGIMGITQLLEYTDLTQQQEEYVKLLKDSAERLMHTINDILDLSKIESGTIVLKKNPFGLKKLYEEIVNKYQYEFEKKGIEFNYEMDPLMPEYVLGDRDKIYQIISILLDNSIKFTPKGYVRFCMKREKTNYIKIEVEDSGIGMTHQAKDRIFDIFTQEDESNTRKFGGSGLGLAIAKSYVDLMDGEIDVVSELGEGSFFSAIIRILYLEEGKQELDINNAMSILLVEDDLINQQVISSLLERVSDNVDIAMDGEKALTMTKNKKYDFIFMDISIPIIDGIELTKMIRKMPDYKGIPIVALTAHSHSNIKKMCLDSGMNDYLSKPVKADELYQKIDEFSIDNL is encoded by the coding sequence ATGTGGAAAATATTGATTGTTGATGATGAGGAATCTGTTCATGCGATGACCAAGTTAGTTAGTAAAAAACTTGTTTTTGAGAATAAAAATGTAAAATTTTATAGTGCGTATTCTGAAGAAGAAGCAAAGAATATTTTAAAAGAGAATGATGATATAGCGGTTGTATTACTTGATGTTGTTATGGAACATAGAGATAGTGGATTCCGCTTGGTTAGATTTATTAGAGAGGAACTTAAAAATAAAGAATTACGCATTATAATTAGAACTGGTCAACCAGGAACAGCTCCAGAAAAAGAAGTTGTTTTGAAATATGATATAAATGACTATAGGGAGAAAACAGACCTAAGTTATCAAAAACTCATAACAGGATTGCTTATGTCTATCAGAAACTATAAAGATTTGATGGCACTTAAAAATTCAAAAGGAGAGACGTTGAGGGCTAAGGAAGAAGCCCACAAGGCTAATCAGGTTAAAGTTCAATTCTTGGCAAATATGAGTCATGAAATTAGAACGCCAATGAATGGGATAATGGGAATTACGCAACTTTTGGAATATACAGATTTGACGCAGCAACAAGAAGAATATGTGAAGTTATTGAAGGACTCGGCAGAGAGATTGATGCATACTATAAATGATATACTCGATTTATCAAAGATTGAATCTGGGACTATAGTATTGAAAAAAAATCCTTTCGGATTAAAGAAATTGTATGAGGAAATTGTAAATAAATACCAATATGAATTTGAAAAGAAGGGAATTGAATTCAATTATGAGATGGATCCTTTGATGCCTGAATATGTTTTAGGAGATAGAGATAAGATATATCAGATTATTTCTATTTTACTAGATAATTCAATTAAATTTACACCTAAGGGTTATGTAAGATTTTGCATGAAAAGAGAAAAGACAAATTATATAAAGATTGAAGTTGAAGATAGTGGTATTGGTATGACGCATCAAGCAAAAGACAGGATATTTGATATATTTACACAAGAAGATGAGTCAAATACAAGAAAATTTGGCGGAAGTGGATTGGGATTAGCAATTGCAAAAAGTTATGTAGATTTGATGGATGGAGAAATCGACGTGGTGTCAGAACTAGGTGAAGGAAGCTTCTTTTCAGCAATAATAAGAATTTTGTATTTAGAAGAGGGGAAACAAGAATTAGATATAAATAATGCCATGTCAATACTCTTAGTGGAAGATGATTTGATAAATCAGCAAGTCATATCTAGTTTACTCGAAAGAGTTTCAGATAATGTAGATATAGCAATGGATGGAGAAAAAGCTTTGACCATGACCAAGAATAAAAAATATGATTTTATTTTTATGGATATAAGTATTCCAATAATAGATGGCATAGAATTAACAAAAATGATTAGGAAAATGCCGGATTATAAAGGAATACCTATAGTGGCACTGACTGCACACTCACATTCTAACATCAAGAAAATGTGTTTAGATAGTGGGATGAATGATTACTTGTCAAAACCTGTAAAGGCTGACGAGTTATATCAAAAAATAGATGAGTTTAGTATTGACAACTTGTAA
- a CDS encoding iron-containing alcohol dehydrogenase translates to MGLQAFRVPKDIIFGENALEHLATLEGKKATIVTGGNSMKRFGFLEETQKQLEKAGMEVSIVDGVEPNPSIETVVRGGREMAEFNPDWIVAVGGGSALDAAKIMWVYYEYPDTKFEDLVAGKFPKLRTKAKFIACPSTSGTASEITAFSVITDTKNHIKYPLVSYEMTPDIALLDANIPAKMPKHITANTGMDVMAHAVEAYVSTAATSYTDPLALEAIDLVKNNLPKAYENAGDIKAREDMHNASALAGMAFTNASLGLVHSTAHKIGGEFGITHGLANAILMPYIVEYNRKATDKVDKLEKFFGIDSLPETLKELNKKLDIPVTLKEVTEVDIPEDKFLEVLDRMSKNAFEDPCTLTNPRESSPEDVKQIFKCAYYGKSALEI, encoded by the coding sequence ATGGGTTTACAAGCATTCAGAGTACCTAAAGATATTATTTTCGGAGAAAATGCATTAGAGCATTTAGCTACATTAGAAGGTAAAAAAGCTACAATTGTAACTGGTGGAAATTCAATGAAACGTTTTGGTTTCTTGGAAGAGACACAAAAACAACTTGAGAAAGCAGGTATGGAAGTATCAATTGTAGATGGTGTAGAACCAAACCCATCAATAGAAACAGTGGTAAGAGGTGGCCGTGAAATGGCTGAATTTAATCCAGATTGGATAGTGGCAGTTGGCGGTGGCTCAGCACTAGATGCAGCAAAGATTATGTGGGTATATTATGAGTATCCAGATACAAAATTTGAAGATTTGGTTGCTGGAAAATTCCCTAAATTGAGAACTAAAGCTAAATTTATTGCTTGTCCATCTACAAGCGGTACAGCTTCAGAAATAACAGCGTTTTCAGTAATTACAGATACAAAAAATCATATCAAATATCCTTTAGTATCTTATGAAATGACACCTGATATTGCACTTTTGGATGCAAATATTCCAGCTAAGATGCCTAAGCATATAACAGCTAATACTGGTATGGATGTTATGGCGCATGCTGTAGAAGCTTATGTTTCAACTGCAGCTACAAGCTATACAGACCCATTAGCTTTAGAGGCTATTGATTTAGTTAAGAATAATTTACCAAAAGCTTATGAAAATGCAGGCGACATAAAGGCAAGAGAAGATATGCACAATGCATCAGCACTTGCTGGAATGGCATTTACAAATGCATCGCTTGGATTGGTTCATAGTACTGCTCATAAAATTGGTGGAGAATTTGGTATAACTCATGGTTTGGCAAATGCTATATTGATGCCATATATAGTTGAGTACAATAGAAAAGCAACTGATAAGGTTGATAAATTAGAGAAGTTCTTTGGAATAGACAGTTTACCAGAGACACTTAAAGAACTTAATAAAAAATTGGATATACCAGTTACATTAAAAGAAGTTACTGAAGTTGATATTCCAGAAGATAAATTCTTGGAAGTGTTGGATAGAATGAGCAAAAATGCATTTGAAGATCCTTGCACTTTAACGAATCCAAGGGAGTCATCTCCAGAAGATGTTAAGCAAATTTTTAAATGTGCATACTATGGAAAATCAGCTCTTGAAATTTAA
- a CDS encoding GGDEF domain-containing protein translates to MDPRFELTLLVYFLPLYECLNQWRSYESQNDAKYKKLDEEFEDELRRELKIRTWSIERHNMALRESNKLDKMTQAYNKNASLSIVNSLINDEHSSEFSLLMFDIDKFKSVNDTYGHVVGDKCIKFLAKTAISTIRDHDYLGRFGGDEFMIILPGLGTREAFLVAERLRKEVSANSDPHFTVSIGIASYPEDGNTLKGLLESSDQALYMSKESGRNQVSHVNKNN, encoded by the coding sequence TTGGATCCACGTTTTGAACTTACATTATTGGTTTATTTTTTACCATTATATGAATGTCTAAACCAATGGAGATCATATGAGTCTCAAAACGACGCTAAGTATAAAAAATTGGACGAAGAATTTGAAGATGAACTCAGAAGAGAACTAAAGATACGGACATGGAGTATCGAAAGACACAACATGGCGCTTCGCGAGAGCAATAAGCTTGATAAAATGACTCAGGCATATAACAAAAATGCATCTCTTTCTATTGTTAATTCACTCATAAACGATGAACATTCATCTGAATTTTCACTTTTAATGTTCGATATAGACAAGTTCAAATCTGTAAATGATACCTACGGACATGTTGTTGGAGATAAATGTATCAAATTTCTTGCCAAGACTGCAATTTCAACTATTAGAGATCATGACTACTTGGGCCGATTTGGTGGTGATGAATTCATGATAATACTTCCAGGACTCGGAACACGAGAAGCTTTTCTAGTTGCTGAAAGACTTAGAAAAGAAGTCTCTGCTAATTCTGATCCTCATTTCACCGTTTCAATAGGTATTGCTTCTTATCCTGAAGATGGGAATACCTTGAAAGGCTTACTTGAAAGTTCAGATCAAGCATTGTATATGTCAAAAGAAAGTGGACGAAATCAAGTTTCACATGTAAATAAAAATAATTAA